The following coding sequences are from one Scomber japonicus isolate fScoJap1 chromosome 3, fScoJap1.pri, whole genome shotgun sequence window:
- the atf7b gene encoding cyclic AMP-dependent transcription factor ATF-7b isoform X1: MGDDRPFVCTAPGCGQRFTNEDHLSVHKHKHEMTLKFGPARTDSVIIADQTPTPTRFLKNCEEVGLFNELASSFEQEFCKAQDDDHRVKHPARAAPLQTPSEVKDEDEGPLQVDSSPPGSPDSSSSMSDNSNDSMEIITKPVASSAPTPTIVRPGSLPLHLSNDALHPTLPSPTSVITQAPASNRQLGSPTSSYPLVRHLPNGQTVPLLPSPAQMTSVISLARTVNTVPNIPGIPGPPVGGISSGSSSPSGYSLHSETKMRLKAALTHQSPGSHDGSGGRAGSIPAVPQRQEQSQQPSQNSDAPSPAQPQVSPAQPTGGRRRRASEMDPDERRQRFLERNRAAASRCRQKRKLWVGSLEKKADDLANMNVSLTNEVTLLRNEVAQLKQLLLAHKDCPVTVMQKKASFLAAGGEDASGDTSNEPIGSPAAVIQHGPSPPASASSPGATINGLSVRAAEAVAMSVLAGMGSGQPGGVVMATQSQSYPR; the protein is encoded by the exons ATGGGGGATGACCGACCCTTTGTCTGCACTGCCCCTGGATGTGGGCAG AGATTCACCAATGAAGATCATCTTTCAgtccacaaacacaaacatgaaatgACATTAAAATTTGGTCCTGCCAGAACAGATTCTGTTATCATTGCAG ATCAGACCCCTACACCCACACGTTTCCTGAAGAACTGTGAGGAGGTTGGACTCTTCAATGAGCTGGCCAGCTCCTTTGAGCAGGAGTTTTGCAAAGCACAGGATGATGATCACAGGGTAAAACATCCAGCGAGA GCTGCACCTTTACAAACACCATCTGAAGTAAAAGATGAGGATGAGGGTCCTTTACAAGTTGACTCTTCCCCTCCTGGAAGTCCAGATTCTTCCTCCAGCATGTCAGACAACAGCAATGATTCAATG GAGATTATCACAAAGCCTGTGGCGAGCTCTGCCCCAACTCCAACCATTGTGCGCCCAGGTTCTCTTCCCCTTCACCTGAGTAATGACGCACTACACCCAACTTTGCCATCTCCAACATCTGTCATCACACAAGCGCCAGCTTCCAACAGACAGCTAGG CTCCCCAACAAGCTCTTATCCACTAGTGAGGCACCTCCCCAATGGGCAGACAGTCCCTCTCCTGCCCAGTCCTGCACAGATGACCTCAGTTATATCT CTCGCAAGGACAGTGAACACAGTGCCTAATATCCCTGGGATTCCAGGACCCCCAGTTGGCGGCATCAGCAGTGGGTCATCCTCCCCATCGGGGTacagtctgcactctgagacCAAGATG cGGCTGAAGGCAGCTCTAACTCATCAGAGCCCAGGATCACACGATGGCAGTGGCGGGAGGGCAGGGTCCATTCCTGCTGTTCCCCAGAGACAGGAACAGAGCCAGCAACCTAGCCAAAACTCTGATGCACCATCACCTGCTCAGCCACAG GTTTCTCCTGCACAGCCAACAGGGGGGCGGCGGCGGCGAGCTTCCGAGATGGACCCTGACGAGAGGAGGCAGCGTTTTCTGGAAAGAAACCGGGCGGCGGCCTCCCGCTGCAGGCAGAAACGAAAGCTGTGGGTTGGTTCTTTGGAGAAGAAGGCAGATGATCTCGCCAACATGAATGTCTCTCTGACG AATGAAGTGACCCTACTGAGGAATGAGGTGGCACAGCTGAAGCAGCTCCTCCTGGCCCACAAAGACTGCCCTGTTACTGTTATGCAGAAGAAAGCCTCTTTCTTAg ctgcaggaggagaggatgcCTCCGGGGATACTTCCAATGAACCCATCGGCTCCCCAGCGGCAGTTATTCAACACGGACCGTCACCACCTGCCTCAGCCTCCAGCCCAGGGGCCACCATCAACGGGCTGAGCGTCCGCGCTGCAGAGGCGGTGGCCATGTCGGTCTTGGCCGGCATGGGATCGGGCCAACCGGGAGGGGTCGTCATGGCAACGCAGTCCCAGTCTTACCCAAGATGA
- the atf7b gene encoding cyclic AMP-dependent transcription factor ATF-7b isoform X2 encodes MGDDRPFVCTAPGCGQRFTNEDHLSVHKHKHEMTLKFGPARTDSVIIADQTPTPTRFLKNCEEVGLFNELASSFEQEFCKAQDDDHRVKHPARAAPLQTPSEVKDEDEGPLQVDSSPPGSPDSSSSMSDNSNDSMEIITKPVASSAPTPTIVRPGSLPLHLSNDALHPTLPSPTSVITQAPASNRQLGSPTSSYPLVRHLPNGQTVPLLPSPAQMTSVISLARTVNTVPNIPGIPGPPVGGISSGSSSPSGYSLHSETKMRLKAALTHQSPGSHDGSGGRAGSIPAVPQRQEQSQQPSQNSDAPSPAQPQVSPAQPTGGRRRRASEMDPDERRQRFLERNRAAASRCRQKRKLWVGSLEKKADDLANMNVSLTNEVTLLRNEVAQLKQLLLAHKDCPVTVMQKKASFLG; translated from the exons ATGGGGGATGACCGACCCTTTGTCTGCACTGCCCCTGGATGTGGGCAG AGATTCACCAATGAAGATCATCTTTCAgtccacaaacacaaacatgaaatgACATTAAAATTTGGTCCTGCCAGAACAGATTCTGTTATCATTGCAG ATCAGACCCCTACACCCACACGTTTCCTGAAGAACTGTGAGGAGGTTGGACTCTTCAATGAGCTGGCCAGCTCCTTTGAGCAGGAGTTTTGCAAAGCACAGGATGATGATCACAGGGTAAAACATCCAGCGAGA GCTGCACCTTTACAAACACCATCTGAAGTAAAAGATGAGGATGAGGGTCCTTTACAAGTTGACTCTTCCCCTCCTGGAAGTCCAGATTCTTCCTCCAGCATGTCAGACAACAGCAATGATTCAATG GAGATTATCACAAAGCCTGTGGCGAGCTCTGCCCCAACTCCAACCATTGTGCGCCCAGGTTCTCTTCCCCTTCACCTGAGTAATGACGCACTACACCCAACTTTGCCATCTCCAACATCTGTCATCACACAAGCGCCAGCTTCCAACAGACAGCTAGG CTCCCCAACAAGCTCTTATCCACTAGTGAGGCACCTCCCCAATGGGCAGACAGTCCCTCTCCTGCCCAGTCCTGCACAGATGACCTCAGTTATATCT CTCGCAAGGACAGTGAACACAGTGCCTAATATCCCTGGGATTCCAGGACCCCCAGTTGGCGGCATCAGCAGTGGGTCATCCTCCCCATCGGGGTacagtctgcactctgagacCAAGATG cGGCTGAAGGCAGCTCTAACTCATCAGAGCCCAGGATCACACGATGGCAGTGGCGGGAGGGCAGGGTCCATTCCTGCTGTTCCCCAGAGACAGGAACAGAGCCAGCAACCTAGCCAAAACTCTGATGCACCATCACCTGCTCAGCCACAG GTTTCTCCTGCACAGCCAACAGGGGGGCGGCGGCGGCGAGCTTCCGAGATGGACCCTGACGAGAGGAGGCAGCGTTTTCTGGAAAGAAACCGGGCGGCGGCCTCCCGCTGCAGGCAGAAACGAAAGCTGTGGGTTGGTTCTTTGGAGAAGAAGGCAGATGATCTCGCCAACATGAATGTCTCTCTGACG AATGAAGTGACCCTACTGAGGAATGAGGTGGCACAGCTGAAGCAGCTCCTCCTGGCCCACAAAGACTGCCCTGTTACTGTTATGCAGAAGAAAGCCTCTTTCTTAg GGTGa
- the larp4ab gene encoding la-related protein 4 isoform X2: MVTTKGAGLNPNAKVWQEIPAHQNNIPEGTDNSSWLQTYPPSAEMTEGGKECDTAYPDTTADYAYAPTEGVVNGMDQTDLGYLVFDSQCESPIDGDAPKEQPMSEESLRESLKKQLEFCFSRENLSKDLYLISQMDSDQFVPIWTIACMEDIKALTTDMDLILDVLRASPMVQVDETGEKVRPNHSRCIIILREVPETTPVEEVEALFKSENCPKVLSAEFAHNSSWYITFQSDMDALQAYKYLREEVKTFQGKPIMARIKAINTFFGKNGFRSVDLSVYNNQHNQPQAPYSSHLYMQQVYSPQQQYPVYPVVSPSWSPSLMPYFETPLAPFPNSGFMNAYNNPTNYKGNSNSINTHRPRSRNHGKGHPRPVDTPLSSSLAPGTLTDGLSGPLSPQPLKTSGTLTGSISEPVSLLSFNFKDISPQTIVHGGDLNMAGRARRGSHRGMRRKREDEHNTRPVPVMEVKVPPPPKFDLAASNFPPLPGCVVSVRGETTPEMRLSDVVRGLKVTTKAASHEVNEKRTSVSEDPMSMPDPVTPEVRPSPVISQTVEQPVSSDSPPVKEEEKAEPPVVVKEEISSPVEDVSPAAADNAPPTCSQPVSTEAPPSSPNSEQGQRKLSYAEVCQRMAKEPPPPAQAPSPSPPASLASQPLQELKVNRVEESRPNSRRTTEKSEKPGDSRPPRQPLHSFRGQNGSARAGGAGQKIREHQRGLNTGKQFSPQRAARRSGKEQNIPPRSPK; this comes from the exons ATG GTTACCACAAAGGGAGCAGGTCTGAACCCTAATGCCAAAGTGTGGCAAGAGATCCCTGCCCACCAGAACAACATCCCAGAGGGGACAGACAACTCATCTTGGCTGCAGACCTACCCTCCTTCTGCTGAGATGACTGAAG GGGGTAAAGAGTGCGACACGGCATATCCTGACACCACTGCTGACTATGCCTACGCACCTACAGAGGGCGTCGTGAATGGCATGGACCAAACTGATTTGGGGTATTTAGTGTTTGACTCCCAGTGTGAATCACCCATTGATGGTGATGCTCCAAAGGAACAACCGATGTCTGAGGAGAGCCTGAGAGAGTCTTTGAAGAAACAGCTCGAGTTCTGCTTTTCTAG AGAAAACTTATCGAAGGACCTGTACTTGATATCCCAGATGGATAGTGATCAGTTTGTTCCCATCTGGACCATTGCTTGCATGGAGGACATCAAAGCCCTCACTACTGACATGGATCTCATTCTGGATGTACTGCGAG CTTCTCCCATGGTGCAAGTTGACGAAACCGGTGAGAAAGTTCGGCCAAATCACAGTCGTTGTATCATTATTCTTAGAGAGGTGCCAGAGACGACGCCAGTTGAG GAAGTGGAGGCTCTTTTTAAGAGTGAAAACTGTCCAAAAGTGTTAAGTGCTGAATTTGCCCACAACAGCAGCTGGTACATAACATTTCAGTCAGATATGGATGCACTACAG GCTTACAAATATCTAAGAGAAGAAGTGAAAACATTCCAGGGAAAACCAATTATG GCCCGCATTAAGGCCATTAACACATTCTTTGGTAAGAACGGCTTCCGTAGTGTTGACTTGAGTGTATACAACAATCAGCACAACCAGCCACAGGCTCCATACAGCTCCCACCTCTACATGCAGCAGGTGTACAGTCCCCAGCAGCAGTACCCTGTGTACCCAGTGGTGTCTCCCTCCTGGAGCCCTTCACTCATGCCTTATTTTGAAACACCTCTG GCACCTTTCCCAAACAGTGGATTCATGAACGCTTACAACAATCCTACCAACTACAAAGGAAACTCAAACTCCATCAATACCCATCGACCAAGAAGCCG AAACCATGGAAAAGGTCATCCAAGGCCTGTTGATACgcctctctcttcttcattgGCTCCAGGGACCCTGACGGATGGCTTGTCAGGGCCCTTGAGTCCACAGCCCCTCAAGACATCGGGGACCTTGACTGGCTCCATTTCAGAGCCAGTCAGTCTGCTGTCCTTcaactttaaagacatttctccACAGACCATCGTACACGGTGGAGATCTGAACATGGCTGGACGGGCCAG GAGAGGTAGCCACCGAGGcatgaggagaaaaagagaagatgaaCATAACACG AGGCCTGTCCCTGTGATGGAGGTCAAGGTACCACCTCCACCAAAGTTTGACCTGGCTGCTTCCAATTTTCCTCCATTGCCGGGGTGTGTGGTCAGTGTTCGAGGAGAAACTACACCAGAGATGCGCCTTTCTGATGTTGTACGTGGCTTGAAGGTGACCACTAAG GCTGCGAGCCATGAGGTTAATGAGAAACGCACAAGTGTTTCAGAGGATCCAATGAGCATGCCTGATCCGGTTACCCCGGAAGTGAGACCAAGTCCTGTGATATCACAAACAGTGGAACAACCAGTCTCAAG TGATTCGCCTCCAgtaaaggaagaggagaaggctGAACCTCCTGTTGTTGTGAAGGAAGAAATCTCCTCTCCGGTGGAGGATGTCTCTCCAGCAGCTGCAGACAATGCTCCCCCCACCTGCAGCCAGCCTGTATCTACAGAAGCACCTCCCTCATCTCCCAACTCAGAACAG GGGCAACGAAAGCTTAGCTATGCAGAGGTGTGCCAGCGGATGGCTAAGGAGCCGCCACCACCAGCACAGGcgccctctccctcccctcctgccTCTTTAGCCAGCCAACCCCTGCAAGAGCTCAAGGTCAACAGGGTCGAGGAGTCTCGGCCAAACTCAAGGCGCACTACAGAGAAATCAGAGAAGCCTGGAGACAGCCGCCCTCCTCGCCAACCCTTGCACTCGTTCCGTGGGCAGAATGGCTCAGCCAGAGCTGGAGGCGCAGGGCAGAAGATTCGGGAGCATCAGAGAGGCCTGAATACTGGCAAACAGTTTTCCCCTCAGCGGGCAGCCCGGCGGAGCGGCAAAGAACAGAACATTCCTCCAAGGTCACCAAAATAA
- the larp4ab gene encoding la-related protein 4 isoform X1, translating to MQVTTKGAGLNPNAKVWQEIPAHQNNIPEGTDNSSWLQTYPPSAEMTEGGKECDTAYPDTTADYAYAPTEGVVNGMDQTDLGYLVFDSQCESPIDGDAPKEQPMSEESLRESLKKQLEFCFSRENLSKDLYLISQMDSDQFVPIWTIACMEDIKALTTDMDLILDVLRASPMVQVDETGEKVRPNHSRCIIILREVPETTPVEEVEALFKSENCPKVLSAEFAHNSSWYITFQSDMDALQAYKYLREEVKTFQGKPIMARIKAINTFFGKNGFRSVDLSVYNNQHNQPQAPYSSHLYMQQVYSPQQQYPVYPVVSPSWSPSLMPYFETPLAPFPNSGFMNAYNNPTNYKGNSNSINTHRPRSRNHGKGHPRPVDTPLSSSLAPGTLTDGLSGPLSPQPLKTSGTLTGSISEPVSLLSFNFKDISPQTIVHGGDLNMAGRARRGSHRGMRRKREDEHNTRPVPVMEVKVPPPPKFDLAASNFPPLPGCVVSVRGETTPEMRLSDVVRGLKVTTKAASHEVNEKRTSVSEDPMSMPDPVTPEVRPSPVISQTVEQPVSSDSPPVKEEEKAEPPVVVKEEISSPVEDVSPAAADNAPPTCSQPVSTEAPPSSPNSEQGQRKLSYAEVCQRMAKEPPPPAQAPSPSPPASLASQPLQELKVNRVEESRPNSRRTTEKSEKPGDSRPPRQPLHSFRGQNGSARAGGAGQKIREHQRGLNTGKQFSPQRAARRSGKEQNIPPRSPK from the exons ATGCAGGTTACCACAAAGGGAGCAGGTCTGAACCCTAATGCCAAAGTGTGGCAAGAGATCCCTGCCCACCAGAACAACATCCCAGAGGGGACAGACAACTCATCTTGGCTGCAGACCTACCCTCCTTCTGCTGAGATGACTGAAG GGGGTAAAGAGTGCGACACGGCATATCCTGACACCACTGCTGACTATGCCTACGCACCTACAGAGGGCGTCGTGAATGGCATGGACCAAACTGATTTGGGGTATTTAGTGTTTGACTCCCAGTGTGAATCACCCATTGATGGTGATGCTCCAAAGGAACAACCGATGTCTGAGGAGAGCCTGAGAGAGTCTTTGAAGAAACAGCTCGAGTTCTGCTTTTCTAG AGAAAACTTATCGAAGGACCTGTACTTGATATCCCAGATGGATAGTGATCAGTTTGTTCCCATCTGGACCATTGCTTGCATGGAGGACATCAAAGCCCTCACTACTGACATGGATCTCATTCTGGATGTACTGCGAG CTTCTCCCATGGTGCAAGTTGACGAAACCGGTGAGAAAGTTCGGCCAAATCACAGTCGTTGTATCATTATTCTTAGAGAGGTGCCAGAGACGACGCCAGTTGAG GAAGTGGAGGCTCTTTTTAAGAGTGAAAACTGTCCAAAAGTGTTAAGTGCTGAATTTGCCCACAACAGCAGCTGGTACATAACATTTCAGTCAGATATGGATGCACTACAG GCTTACAAATATCTAAGAGAAGAAGTGAAAACATTCCAGGGAAAACCAATTATG GCCCGCATTAAGGCCATTAACACATTCTTTGGTAAGAACGGCTTCCGTAGTGTTGACTTGAGTGTATACAACAATCAGCACAACCAGCCACAGGCTCCATACAGCTCCCACCTCTACATGCAGCAGGTGTACAGTCCCCAGCAGCAGTACCCTGTGTACCCAGTGGTGTCTCCCTCCTGGAGCCCTTCACTCATGCCTTATTTTGAAACACCTCTG GCACCTTTCCCAAACAGTGGATTCATGAACGCTTACAACAATCCTACCAACTACAAAGGAAACTCAAACTCCATCAATACCCATCGACCAAGAAGCCG AAACCATGGAAAAGGTCATCCAAGGCCTGTTGATACgcctctctcttcttcattgGCTCCAGGGACCCTGACGGATGGCTTGTCAGGGCCCTTGAGTCCACAGCCCCTCAAGACATCGGGGACCTTGACTGGCTCCATTTCAGAGCCAGTCAGTCTGCTGTCCTTcaactttaaagacatttctccACAGACCATCGTACACGGTGGAGATCTGAACATGGCTGGACGGGCCAG GAGAGGTAGCCACCGAGGcatgaggagaaaaagagaagatgaaCATAACACG AGGCCTGTCCCTGTGATGGAGGTCAAGGTACCACCTCCACCAAAGTTTGACCTGGCTGCTTCCAATTTTCCTCCATTGCCGGGGTGTGTGGTCAGTGTTCGAGGAGAAACTACACCAGAGATGCGCCTTTCTGATGTTGTACGTGGCTTGAAGGTGACCACTAAG GCTGCGAGCCATGAGGTTAATGAGAAACGCACAAGTGTTTCAGAGGATCCAATGAGCATGCCTGATCCGGTTACCCCGGAAGTGAGACCAAGTCCTGTGATATCACAAACAGTGGAACAACCAGTCTCAAG TGATTCGCCTCCAgtaaaggaagaggagaaggctGAACCTCCTGTTGTTGTGAAGGAAGAAATCTCCTCTCCGGTGGAGGATGTCTCTCCAGCAGCTGCAGACAATGCTCCCCCCACCTGCAGCCAGCCTGTATCTACAGAAGCACCTCCCTCATCTCCCAACTCAGAACAG GGGCAACGAAAGCTTAGCTATGCAGAGGTGTGCCAGCGGATGGCTAAGGAGCCGCCACCACCAGCACAGGcgccctctccctcccctcctgccTCTTTAGCCAGCCAACCCCTGCAAGAGCTCAAGGTCAACAGGGTCGAGGAGTCTCGGCCAAACTCAAGGCGCACTACAGAGAAATCAGAGAAGCCTGGAGACAGCCGCCCTCCTCGCCAACCCTTGCACTCGTTCCGTGGGCAGAATGGCTCAGCCAGAGCTGGAGGCGCAGGGCAGAAGATTCGGGAGCATCAGAGAGGCCTGAATACTGGCAAACAGTTTTCCCCTCAGCGGGCAGCCCGGCGGAGCGGCAAAGAACAGAACATTCCTCCAAGGTCACCAAAATAA
- the larp4ab gene encoding la-related protein 4 isoform X3, whose product MTEGGKECDTAYPDTTADYAYAPTEGVVNGMDQTDLGYLVFDSQCESPIDGDAPKEQPMSEESLRESLKKQLEFCFSRENLSKDLYLISQMDSDQFVPIWTIACMEDIKALTTDMDLILDVLRASPMVQVDETGEKVRPNHSRCIIILREVPETTPVEEVEALFKSENCPKVLSAEFAHNSSWYITFQSDMDALQAYKYLREEVKTFQGKPIMARIKAINTFFGKNGFRSVDLSVYNNQHNQPQAPYSSHLYMQQVYSPQQQYPVYPVVSPSWSPSLMPYFETPLAPFPNSGFMNAYNNPTNYKGNSNSINTHRPRSRNHGKGHPRPVDTPLSSSLAPGTLTDGLSGPLSPQPLKTSGTLTGSISEPVSLLSFNFKDISPQTIVHGGDLNMAGRARRGSHRGMRRKREDEHNTRPVPVMEVKVPPPPKFDLAASNFPPLPGCVVSVRGETTPEMRLSDVVRGLKVTTKAASHEVNEKRTSVSEDPMSMPDPVTPEVRPSPVISQTVEQPVSSDSPPVKEEEKAEPPVVVKEEISSPVEDVSPAAADNAPPTCSQPVSTEAPPSSPNSEQGQRKLSYAEVCQRMAKEPPPPAQAPSPSPPASLASQPLQELKVNRVEESRPNSRRTTEKSEKPGDSRPPRQPLHSFRGQNGSARAGGAGQKIREHQRGLNTGKQFSPQRAARRSGKEQNIPPRSPK is encoded by the exons ATGACTGAAG GGGGTAAAGAGTGCGACACGGCATATCCTGACACCACTGCTGACTATGCCTACGCACCTACAGAGGGCGTCGTGAATGGCATGGACCAAACTGATTTGGGGTATTTAGTGTTTGACTCCCAGTGTGAATCACCCATTGATGGTGATGCTCCAAAGGAACAACCGATGTCTGAGGAGAGCCTGAGAGAGTCTTTGAAGAAACAGCTCGAGTTCTGCTTTTCTAG AGAAAACTTATCGAAGGACCTGTACTTGATATCCCAGATGGATAGTGATCAGTTTGTTCCCATCTGGACCATTGCTTGCATGGAGGACATCAAAGCCCTCACTACTGACATGGATCTCATTCTGGATGTACTGCGAG CTTCTCCCATGGTGCAAGTTGACGAAACCGGTGAGAAAGTTCGGCCAAATCACAGTCGTTGTATCATTATTCTTAGAGAGGTGCCAGAGACGACGCCAGTTGAG GAAGTGGAGGCTCTTTTTAAGAGTGAAAACTGTCCAAAAGTGTTAAGTGCTGAATTTGCCCACAACAGCAGCTGGTACATAACATTTCAGTCAGATATGGATGCACTACAG GCTTACAAATATCTAAGAGAAGAAGTGAAAACATTCCAGGGAAAACCAATTATG GCCCGCATTAAGGCCATTAACACATTCTTTGGTAAGAACGGCTTCCGTAGTGTTGACTTGAGTGTATACAACAATCAGCACAACCAGCCACAGGCTCCATACAGCTCCCACCTCTACATGCAGCAGGTGTACAGTCCCCAGCAGCAGTACCCTGTGTACCCAGTGGTGTCTCCCTCCTGGAGCCCTTCACTCATGCCTTATTTTGAAACACCTCTG GCACCTTTCCCAAACAGTGGATTCATGAACGCTTACAACAATCCTACCAACTACAAAGGAAACTCAAACTCCATCAATACCCATCGACCAAGAAGCCG AAACCATGGAAAAGGTCATCCAAGGCCTGTTGATACgcctctctcttcttcattgGCTCCAGGGACCCTGACGGATGGCTTGTCAGGGCCCTTGAGTCCACAGCCCCTCAAGACATCGGGGACCTTGACTGGCTCCATTTCAGAGCCAGTCAGTCTGCTGTCCTTcaactttaaagacatttctccACAGACCATCGTACACGGTGGAGATCTGAACATGGCTGGACGGGCCAG GAGAGGTAGCCACCGAGGcatgaggagaaaaagagaagatgaaCATAACACG AGGCCTGTCCCTGTGATGGAGGTCAAGGTACCACCTCCACCAAAGTTTGACCTGGCTGCTTCCAATTTTCCTCCATTGCCGGGGTGTGTGGTCAGTGTTCGAGGAGAAACTACACCAGAGATGCGCCTTTCTGATGTTGTACGTGGCTTGAAGGTGACCACTAAG GCTGCGAGCCATGAGGTTAATGAGAAACGCACAAGTGTTTCAGAGGATCCAATGAGCATGCCTGATCCGGTTACCCCGGAAGTGAGACCAAGTCCTGTGATATCACAAACAGTGGAACAACCAGTCTCAAG TGATTCGCCTCCAgtaaaggaagaggagaaggctGAACCTCCTGTTGTTGTGAAGGAAGAAATCTCCTCTCCGGTGGAGGATGTCTCTCCAGCAGCTGCAGACAATGCTCCCCCCACCTGCAGCCAGCCTGTATCTACAGAAGCACCTCCCTCATCTCCCAACTCAGAACAG GGGCAACGAAAGCTTAGCTATGCAGAGGTGTGCCAGCGGATGGCTAAGGAGCCGCCACCACCAGCACAGGcgccctctccctcccctcctgccTCTTTAGCCAGCCAACCCCTGCAAGAGCTCAAGGTCAACAGGGTCGAGGAGTCTCGGCCAAACTCAAGGCGCACTACAGAGAAATCAGAGAAGCCTGGAGACAGCCGCCCTCCTCGCCAACCCTTGCACTCGTTCCGTGGGCAGAATGGCTCAGCCAGAGCTGGAGGCGCAGGGCAGAAGATTCGGGAGCATCAGAGAGGCCTGAATACTGGCAAACAGTTTTCCCCTCAGCGGGCAGCCCGGCGGAGCGGCAAAGAACAGAACATTCCTCCAAGGTCACCAAAATAA
- the pfdn5 gene encoding prefoldin subunit 5, translating into MAVNLADLSLPQLEGLKTQLDQEIEFLTSSIGQLKVVQTKYVEAKDSLNVLNKNNKGKELLVPLTSSMYVPGTLNDVEHVLVDVGTGYYVEKKVEDSKGFFKRKIDFLTKQIEKIQPALQEKHAMKQAVIEVMNVKIQQLQQSQQSSVGATKA; encoded by the exons ATGGCAGTGAATCTCGCAGACCTCTCTCTGCCTCAGCTAGAGGGACTGAAAACCCAACTCGATCAG GAGATTGAGTTCTTGACATCTTCAATAGGTCAACTCAAAGTGGTCCAGACCAAATATGTGGAAGCTAAAGATAGTTTGAATGTcctgaacaaaaacaataaag gAAAAGAATTACTTGTGCCTCTTACAAGCTCT ATGTATGTCCCTGGAACATTAAATGATGTGGAGCATGTTTTAGTGGATGTGGGGACAGGATACTATGTTGAAAAG AAAGTCGAGGACTCAAAGGGATTCTTCAAACGCAAAATAGACTTCCTCACAAAGCAGATAGAGAAAATTCAGCCAGCCCTTCAGGAAAAACATGCCATGAAACAAG CTGTGATTGAAGTAATGAACGTGAAGATCCAGCAACTACAACAGAGCCAGCAGTCATCAGTTGGGGCCACTAAGGCTTAA